In one window of Hevea brasiliensis isolate MT/VB/25A 57/8 chromosome 10, ASM3005281v1, whole genome shotgun sequence DNA:
- the LOC110671941 gene encoding uncharacterized protein LOC110671941: MPSYTKFLKKILSKKRRLDDYETVALIEECSAILQNKLLPKLKDLESFSIPCLIGNMNIDKASCDLEVDVSLMPLSIYQKLNVGELRPTTISLQLADRSVKCPIGILENIPIKVKSFFIPVDFIVLEMEEDV; this comes from the coding sequence ATGCCTTCCTACACAAAATTTCTAAAGAAAATCCTTTCTAAGAAAAGGAGACTGGATGACTATGAGACAGTTGCTCTAATAGAAGAATGTAGTGCCATCCTACAGAATAAGCTACTTCCAAAATTGAAAGATCTTGAAAGCTTCTCCATACCATGCTTGATTGGAAATATGAATATCGACAAAGCCTCCTGTGACCTTGAAGTTGATGTGAGCCTAATGCCCTTGTCTATATATCAAAAGCTAAATGTGGGAGAACTGAGACCTACTACCATCTCTTTACAATTAGCAGACAGATCTGTCAAGTGCCCAATTGGCATCCTAGAAAACATCCCCATCAAAGTGAAAAGTTTTTTTATTCCAGTAGATTTTATTGTCCTGGAGATGGAGGAAGATGTCTAA